In Bradyrhizobium sp. 170, the DNA window CCTTGATGGCGGGCTGCAGCAGGGTGTCGAGCCCCATCTTGCCGTGGTCGCGCAGGATCGTGTCCCACGCATCGATCGCGCCGGGAATGCTCACCGAATGGGCCGACGTCAGCGGCACCGAGTGGATCTTGCGCTCCAGATACCATTCGACCTTGGCCGCCATCGGCGCGCGGCCGGAGCCGTTATAGGCGACGATCTTGCCCTCGCCCTTCGGCTGGATCAGCGCGAAGCAATCGCCGCCGATGCCGGTCGATTGCGGCTCGATCACCCCTAACAGCGCGCAGGCCGCCACCGCGGCGTCCGCCGCCGTGCCGCCCGCCCGCATCACGTCGATGGCGACAAGCGCGGCGTCTGGGTGCGACGTCGCCACCATCGCGTTCTGGGCATGGACCGTGGAGCGGCCGGCGAAATGGAAATTCCTCATCGCGAGTGCTTTCTTTTCAGCGCTTTTTCAATATTTCTTGGGCATCCCGCTGGGGACGATCGGGTGGGCTTACAGACGGTTCTTTGGCATATTCATCCCCAACTGGGCAATGGCTGGCATGCCAAGGTCCCGCGGTGGCAATACGCGGAATACGCAGGGCTTTACGGGGTTTCCCCTGCCCGGCCTGCCTGATAAACGGTCGCCATGCCGCTCAAGGTCGCCGCCCTCTACCAATTCGCCGCACTGCCGGATTTCCGGGAGCTGCGTGAGCCGCTGCGCGCGCTTGCGGCCGGCCATGGGATCAAGGGCAGCGTGCTGCTGGCGCATGAGGGGATTAACGGCACCGTTGCGGGCGGCGACGAAGCGATCGACGCGTTCGTCCAGGAGTTGCAGCACGGCACCCTCTTCGGTGGCCGGCTCGACAGTCTCGAACTCAAGTTTTCAAGCGCTTCCGAGATGCCGTTCCAGCGGCTGAAGGTCCGCCTGAAAAAGGAAATCGTCACGCTCGGAGATACTGCTGTCGATCCGACGCGGCAGGTTGGCACCTATGTCGAGCCGTCGGACTGGAACGAACTGATATCAGCACCCGACACGCTGGTGATCGATACCCGCAACGCCTTCGAGGTGGCGATGGGCACGTTCGAAGGGGCGGTCGATCCCGGTCTCAAGAGCTTTGGCCAGTTCAAGGAATTCGCCGCGCAGCAACTCGACCCGGCGAAGCACAAGAGGATCGCGATGTTCTGCACCGGCGGCATCCGGTGCGAGAAGGCCAGCGCCTATCTGCTGGCGCAAGGCTTCAATGAGGTCTACCACCTCAAGGGCGGCATCCTGCGCTATCTCGAAGGCGTGCCGGAAGAAGAGAGCCGCTGGCGCGGCGAATGCTTCGTATTCGACGAACGTGTGGCGCTGGGCCACGGGCTGCGGCAGCGACGACCGAACGATGGCTCCCATGAGTGATGCCGACGACTTAAGCGAGCGCATTGACGCGCTGGAAATGCGGCTGACCTATCAGGACGTGACCATCGAGACGCTGAACCAGACGATCACCGCGCAGTGGGTTGAGATCGACAGGCTGACGCGCCAGGTTGCCGAACTGAAAGAGCGCCTTCAGGAAGCCGAAAGCAACGCGCCGGGTCCTGCGAACGAGCCGCCGCCGCATTACTGAGATTTGCGTCAGCGGAAGACGGCGCGGACCTTGTCCCACAGCGTTTCGCTTGCACGATCGCCATCGGCTTTCGACGGTGCAGGCTGCGCGGCGCTCACGGGGTCGGACGCCGGAAACGTATCCACCAGCCCGGCCTCGAGCTTTTCGTGGGTCTCCCGATCGGCTTTCTGCGCTTCACGGGGATCTTCGGCGTGCTTGTCATGCGCCGCAGGATTGAATTTCTGAGCCATCGGGGACCTCCATGGATGAGATAACGGCGCGGTTTTACGCCAGTTCCATATTTCGCTCCGGTATCCCTCCTTGGCCCGGGAGGAACCTGCGTGTATCAGAGGCGCAAATCTCCGCCGTCCCGCAGGAACCTTTAGATTGTCCCAGAAATCCGCCGTGAAACCTTTTATCGAAGTGCTGTCCGGCCGCAGGCAGAAGGTGCCGCCTGCGTGGATGATGCGCCAGGCTGGCCGCTATCTCCCCGAATATCGCGAGCTACGCGCCAAGGCCGGGAGTTTTCTCGACCTCTGCTTCACGCCGGAATATGCCACCGAGGTGACGCTGCAGCCGATCCGCCGTTTCAACTTCGACGCCGCGATCATCTTTTCCGACATTCTCGTGATCCCCTACGCGCTCGGCCGCTCGGTGCGCTTCGAGGCCGGCGAAGGCCCGCGGCTCGATCCGCTGGACACGCCGGAGCAGGTGACCACGCTGGCTCGCGATGCCGATTTCGGCAAGCTCGAGCCGGTCTATGAGGCGCTGCGTCGCGTGAAGCGCGAACTCGCGCCTGAGGTC includes these proteins:
- a CDS encoding SlyX family protein, which produces MSDADDLSERIDALEMRLTYQDVTIETLNQTITAQWVEIDRLTRQVAELKERLQEAESNAPGPANEPPPHY
- a CDS encoding rhodanese-related sulfurtransferase, producing MPLKVAALYQFAALPDFRELREPLRALAAGHGIKGSVLLAHEGINGTVAGGDEAIDAFVQELQHGTLFGGRLDSLELKFSSASEMPFQRLKVRLKKEIVTLGDTAVDPTRQVGTYVEPSDWNELISAPDTLVIDTRNAFEVAMGTFEGAVDPGLKSFGQFKEFAAQQLDPAKHKRIAMFCTGGIRCEKASAYLLAQGFNEVYHLKGGILRYLEGVPEEESRWRGECFVFDERVALGHGLRQRRPNDGSHE